A portion of the Salvelinus fontinalis isolate EN_2023a unplaced genomic scaffold, ASM2944872v1 scaffold_0540, whole genome shotgun sequence genome contains these proteins:
- the LOC129846442 gene encoding paralemmin-3-like isoform X1, which yields MDEAEKYTQRLQAITEKRRLQEEQERAKREMEEERLRLQQLKRKSLRDQWLMDGPSSPTSSEPRSPLWGSQVQEMEQRIDKLQTESQRLAEEEEKLEQQMEDGRANAVVVEATAEAVQAVILENGQEEVEAESVLGTVEAALLERAEILTNGRGEGEGQAATHDASEEGGPPNGTNGPVTVVPEDGAITMTFLGFTEAEPVLEEGGVIMMRAERVIINDEGDELANDLSSTGQEQDVDSVASNKSSESPEEGGIEEAKPETTPEESSEVAKETEAAADTVTGDLGEGQMDTVTRDLGEGQMHTVTGDLGEGQMEGVANSGGEEEAQPVEEAPVSDLQVPDDGVVAAVPVYSESLLTPRPDAEGEAAGEPAEGDVEVKTEVEVKGEEAASVSPESAILPGGQFLEVSLVEPRTEADPEQEPLLFPSKAQTLEQAPAAPETLTATRGEAEGGVGVAPKRQTCQCCAVM from the exons ATGGACGAGGCAGAGAAGTACACACAGAGACTGCAGGCGATCACT gaGAAGCGTCGTCTGCAGGAGGAACAGGAGAGGGccaagagggagatggaggaggagaggctgaggCTACAGCAGCtcaag agGAAGTCTCTTAGAGACCAATGGCTGATGGACGGCCCCTCTTCCCCAACATCCTCAGAGCCTCGTTCCCCGCTGTGGGGCTCCCAGGTCCAGGAGATGGAGCAACGCATAGACAA gttgcAGACAGAGAGTCAACGGTtagcggaggaggaggagaaactggagcagcagatgGAAGATGGCCGAGCT AATGCGGTGGTGGTGGAGGCTACAGCAG AAGCTGTCCAAGCAGTTATCTTGGAGAATGGACAGGAAGAAGTAGAGGCTGAATCTG TTCTAGGAACAGTTGAGGCAGCACTATTGGAACGAGCTGAGATCCTCAccaatgggagaggagagggtgaggggcaAGCTGCTACCCACGATGCATCAGAGGAGGGCGGACCGCCCAACGGCACCAACGGTCCAGTCACGGTCGTCCCTGAAGATGGTGCCATTACCATGACGTTCCTGGGGTTCACGGAGGCGGAGCCAGTACTTGAGGAAGGAGGAGTGATCATGATGCGAGCGGAGCGAGTGATTATCAATGACGAGGGAGACGAGCTGGCAAATGACCTTTCCTCTACGGGTCAGGAACAGGATGTAGACTCGGTAGCGTCCAATAAGAGCTCAGAATCTCCTGAGGAAGGGGGAATTGAGGAGGCAAAACCAGAGACAACTCCTGAAGAGTCCTCAGAAGTAGCAAAAGAGACTGAGGCAGCGGCAGACACAGTAACAGGAGATTTAGGAGAAGGACAGATGGACACAGTAACCAGAGATTTAGGAGAAGGACAGATGCACACAGTAACAGGAGATTTAGGAGAAGGACAGATGGAGGGCGTGGCAAACagtggtggagaggaagaggcacAGCCAGTAGAGGAAGCTCCTGTGTCTGACCTGCAGGTCCCAGATGATGGCGTTGTGGCTGCCGTTCCCGTCTACTCTGAGTCCTTACTCACCCCCAGGCCCGACGCAGAGGGAGAGGCTGCAGGCGAGCCGGCAGAGGGCGATGTGGAAGTGAAGACTGAAGTGGAAGTCAAGGGGGAAGAGGCGGCCTCGGTGTCCCCGGAATCAGCCATCCTCCCTGGGGGCCAGTTCCTGGAGGTGTCCCTAGTGGAGCCCCGGACTGAGGCAGACCCTGAGCAGGAGCCCCTGCTGTTCCCATCCAAGGCCCAGACCCTGGAGCAGGCTCCAGCCGCCCCAGAGACACTGACCGCTAccaggggagaggcagagggaggtgtCGGTGTGGCTCCCAAACGCCAGACCTGCCAGTGCTGCGCCGTCATGTGA
- the LOC129846442 gene encoding paralemmin-3-like isoform X2 — protein MDEAEKYTQRLQAITRKSLRDQWLMDGPSSPTSSEPRSPLWGSQVQEMEQRIDKLQTESQRLAEEEEKLEQQMEDGRANAVVVEATAEAVQAVILENGQEEVEAESVLGTVEAALLERAEILTNGRGEGEGQAATHDASEEGGPPNGTNGPVTVVPEDGAITMTFLGFTEAEPVLEEGGVIMMRAERVIINDEGDELANDLSSTGQEQDVDSVASNKSSESPEEGGIEEAKPETTPEESSEVAKETEAAADTVTGDLGEGQMDTVTRDLGEGQMHTVTGDLGEGQMEGVANSGGEEEAQPVEEAPVSDLQVPDDGVVAAVPVYSESLLTPRPDAEGEAAGEPAEGDVEVKTEVEVKGEEAASVSPESAILPGGQFLEVSLVEPRTEADPEQEPLLFPSKAQTLEQAPAAPETLTATRGEAEGGVGVAPKRQTCQCCAVM, from the exons ATGGACGAGGCAGAGAAGTACACACAGAGACTGCAGGCGATCACT agGAAGTCTCTTAGAGACCAATGGCTGATGGACGGCCCCTCTTCCCCAACATCCTCAGAGCCTCGTTCCCCGCTGTGGGGCTCCCAGGTCCAGGAGATGGAGCAACGCATAGACAA gttgcAGACAGAGAGTCAACGGTtagcggaggaggaggagaaactggagcagcagatgGAAGATGGCCGAGCT AATGCGGTGGTGGTGGAGGCTACAGCAG AAGCTGTCCAAGCAGTTATCTTGGAGAATGGACAGGAAGAAGTAGAGGCTGAATCTG TTCTAGGAACAGTTGAGGCAGCACTATTGGAACGAGCTGAGATCCTCAccaatgggagaggagagggtgaggggcaAGCTGCTACCCACGATGCATCAGAGGAGGGCGGACCGCCCAACGGCACCAACGGTCCAGTCACGGTCGTCCCTGAAGATGGTGCCATTACCATGACGTTCCTGGGGTTCACGGAGGCGGAGCCAGTACTTGAGGAAGGAGGAGTGATCATGATGCGAGCGGAGCGAGTGATTATCAATGACGAGGGAGACGAGCTGGCAAATGACCTTTCCTCTACGGGTCAGGAACAGGATGTAGACTCGGTAGCGTCCAATAAGAGCTCAGAATCTCCTGAGGAAGGGGGAATTGAGGAGGCAAAACCAGAGACAACTCCTGAAGAGTCCTCAGAAGTAGCAAAAGAGACTGAGGCAGCGGCAGACACAGTAACAGGAGATTTAGGAGAAGGACAGATGGACACAGTAACCAGAGATTTAGGAGAAGGACAGATGCACACAGTAACAGGAGATTTAGGAGAAGGACAGATGGAGGGCGTGGCAAACagtggtggagaggaagaggcacAGCCAGTAGAGGAAGCTCCTGTGTCTGACCTGCAGGTCCCAGATGATGGCGTTGTGGCTGCCGTTCCCGTCTACTCTGAGTCCTTACTCACCCCCAGGCCCGACGCAGAGGGAGAGGCTGCAGGCGAGCCGGCAGAGGGCGATGTGGAAGTGAAGACTGAAGTGGAAGTCAAGGGGGAAGAGGCGGCCTCGGTGTCCCCGGAATCAGCCATCCTCCCTGGGGGCCAGTTCCTGGAGGTGTCCCTAGTGGAGCCCCGGACTGAGGCAGACCCTGAGCAGGAGCCCCTGCTGTTCCCATCCAAGGCCCAGACCCTGGAGCAGGCTCCAGCCGCCCCAGAGACACTGACCGCTAccaggggagaggcagagggaggtgtCGGTGTGGCTCCCAAACGCCAGACCTGCCAGTGCTGCGCCGTCATGTGA